One segment of Marinobacter sediminum DNA contains the following:
- a CDS encoding bactofilin family protein, translating to MLGKKKQKPRRPTGHFDTLISSRTTVEGDVHFSGGLHVDGRVRGKVAAEEGSDAVLRISEVGEVSGDIVAPHVVINGTVHGDVYASAHLELAEKASINGNVYYNLIEMAMGASVNGNLVHQREPVGLLTRDNRGEKPQANLADQPATELSADVEGGGKSE from the coding sequence ATGCTTGGTAAGAAGAAGCAGAAACCCCGCCGCCCTACAGGCCACTTTGACACATTGATTTCCTCTCGCACGACAGTAGAAGGGGATGTTCACTTTTCAGGTGGCTTGCATGTGGATGGCCGGGTGCGCGGCAAGGTCGCGGCTGAAGAGGGAAGTGATGCGGTGCTCCGGATTTCGGAGGTTGGCGAGGTTTCTGGCGATATTGTTGCTCCTCATGTCGTCATAAACGGGACGGTGCATGGTGATGTATACGCATCGGCGCATCTTGAGTTGGCCGAGAAAGCCTCCATTAACGGCAATGTCTATTACAACCTTATCGAAATGGCGATGGGAGCTTCGGTCAATGGCAACCTGGTGCATCAAAGGGAGCCGGTGGGGTTGCTGACCAGAGACAATCGTGGCGAAAAGCCCCAAGCTAATTTGGCTGATCAGCCTGCCACCGAACTGAGTGCAGATGTTGAGGGTGGTGGAAAGTCCGAATAG
- a CDS encoding peptidoglycan DD-metalloendopeptidase family protein encodes MLKMFPKSHITIAAAATVVVTAAILMSPSADVEAKRMSYTLDLEEGTVSGQGKIQQSNPEAPAQAATEEQTPVENEGQLQAKLEAPAQPAVPAAPELDWQTLDVNSGDTLSSLFKEAGFNDGIMLSVIHGEGEADKLQRLYAGETIRFATSDTGDLEAVELQRSLLESLKIEKTEDGFSGQTVMREPEARPTFASGVIDGSLYLSAREAGLNDRLTMKLAGIFGWAIDFVYDVRKGDRFEVVYEELYLDGEKFDTGRILSARFINQGDENVALLYTDSKGDSDYYSPDGKSMRKAFLRTPINARVSSPFNLQRRHPVLGVVRPHEGTDYGAPTGTPIKAAGTGRVRFAGWKGGYGRTVVLQHGDNISTLYAHMSRLGKGIKNGTRVKQGETIGYVGSSGMVTGAHLHYEFRVNGTPRNSRKVKLPDAKPVPASEMARFKGATEQRLAQFDVFRDSHNQLVLAQGE; translated from the coding sequence GTGCTAAAAATGTTTCCCAAATCACACATTACCATTGCCGCCGCTGCTACCGTTGTAGTGACTGCAGCTATTCTAATGAGCCCCAGCGCTGACGTTGAAGCCAAGCGCATGTCCTACACGCTGGACCTTGAAGAAGGTACGGTTTCCGGACAGGGCAAGATACAGCAGTCAAACCCTGAGGCGCCAGCCCAGGCAGCGACGGAAGAACAGACCCCGGTCGAGAATGAGGGACAACTGCAGGCGAAGCTTGAAGCTCCGGCCCAGCCGGCCGTTCCCGCAGCCCCCGAGCTCGACTGGCAGACGCTCGACGTGAATTCCGGCGATACGCTCTCCTCCCTGTTTAAGGAAGCCGGGTTCAATGACGGCATCATGCTTTCTGTTATTCATGGTGAAGGCGAAGCCGACAAATTACAGCGCCTTTACGCAGGAGAAACCATCAGGTTTGCAACGTCTGACACCGGCGACCTGGAAGCGGTTGAACTTCAGCGGAGCCTGCTTGAATCCCTGAAGATCGAAAAGACCGAAGACGGCTTTTCCGGTCAAACCGTTATGCGGGAGCCGGAAGCACGTCCGACCTTCGCATCCGGTGTCATTGATGGCTCCCTTTATCTCTCCGCACGCGAGGCCGGTCTGAACGACCGCCTGACTATGAAGCTCGCTGGTATTTTCGGTTGGGCCATCGACTTTGTATACGATGTCCGTAAGGGTGACCGTTTTGAAGTTGTCTATGAAGAGCTTTATCTGGACGGTGAAAAATTTGATACCGGTCGCATACTGTCTGCCCGGTTCATAAATCAAGGCGATGAAAACGTAGCCCTGCTCTATACAGACAGCAAAGGTGACAGCGACTACTACTCTCCTGACGGCAAGAGCATGCGCAAGGCGTTCCTGCGCACACCGATCAATGCCCGGGTTTCATCGCCATTCAACCTTCAGCGTCGCCACCCGGTGCTGGGCGTTGTTCGCCCCCACGAAGGCACGGACTATGGGGCACCGACGGGGACACCTATCAAGGCCGCAGGTACGGGGCGTGTTCGTTTCGCCGGCTGGAAGGGCGGTTATGGCCGCACCGTCGTACTTCAGCATGGCGACAACATATCAACGCTTTACGCTCACATGAGCCGCCTGGGCAAGGGCATCAAGAACGGCACCCGAGTCAAGCAGGGGGAGACCATCGGATATGTGGGATCCTCAGGCATGGTGACCGGTGCTCACCTGCATTACGAATTCCGGGTCAACGGCACGCCGCGCAACTCGCGCAAGGTAAAACTACCGGACGCCAAGCCGGTACCCGCTTCGGAAATGGCCCGCTTCAAAGGAGCCACCGAACAGCGTCTGGCACAGTTTGACGTGTTCCGGGACAGCCACAACCAGCTCGTTCTCGCGCAGGGCGAGTAA
- the tyrS gene encoding tyrosine--tRNA ligase, protein MASIDEALAVIKRGVDELIPEDELISKLKEGRPLRIKAGFDPTAPDLHLGHTVLINKLRQFQDLGHEVIFLIGDFTGMIGDPTGKSATRPPLTEQQVAENAVSYKEQVFKILDPEKTRVVFNSEWMSKLTAADMIKLAGQYTVARMLERDDFTKRYRAEQAIAIHEFLYPLVQGYDSVALEADVELGGTDQKFNLLMGRILQKHYSQSPQVILTMPILEGLDGVQKMSKSLGNYVGVNDAPGEMYTKLLSMPDDLLWRYFELLSLRPLAEVAEFRKEVEGGANPQDYKKLLAEEIITRFHDEESAKTAHKSAGNRVALGEIPDNVPTVEVPLEGQPEMVMASVLRLAGLVKNGAAARDVLGRGAVFVDGQKFEGDRVFVKGDECVIQAGKKKIARVLITA, encoded by the coding sequence ATGGCATCTATTGATGAGGCGTTGGCCGTAATCAAACGCGGCGTTGACGAACTGATTCCTGAAGACGAGTTGATTAGTAAATTAAAGGAGGGGCGGCCCCTCCGTATCAAGGCGGGCTTCGATCCTACGGCTCCGGATCTCCACCTTGGGCATACTGTCCTTATTAACAAGCTTAGACAGTTCCAGGATCTTGGTCATGAGGTGATTTTCCTGATCGGTGATTTCACCGGGATGATTGGTGACCCCACAGGCAAGAGTGCCACGCGTCCGCCGTTGACTGAGCAGCAGGTTGCTGAAAACGCCGTCAGCTATAAAGAGCAGGTCTTTAAAATCCTGGACCCGGAAAAAACGCGCGTCGTATTCAATTCCGAGTGGATGAGCAAGCTGACAGCCGCAGACATGATCAAGCTGGCGGGTCAGTATACCGTTGCCCGGATGCTTGAGCGGGATGACTTTACCAAGCGGTATCGGGCTGAGCAGGCTATTGCCATTCATGAGTTCCTCTACCCGCTGGTGCAGGGTTATGACTCAGTGGCGCTCGAAGCAGACGTTGAGCTCGGTGGTACAGATCAGAAATTCAATCTGCTCATGGGGCGGATTCTCCAGAAGCATTACAGTCAGTCACCCCAGGTGATTCTGACGATGCCTATCCTGGAAGGTCTGGATGGCGTGCAGAAAATGTCCAAGTCCCTGGGCAATTATGTGGGTGTGAACGATGCCCCCGGAGAAATGTACACCAAGCTTCTCTCTATGCCCGACGATCTGTTATGGCGTTATTTCGAGCTTCTCAGTCTCCGCCCCTTGGCGGAAGTGGCTGAGTTTCGCAAGGAAGTAGAGGGTGGGGCGAACCCGCAGGACTATAAGAAGCTGTTGGCGGAAGAGATAATTACCAGGTTCCACGATGAGGAGTCGGCAAAGACGGCGCACAAGTCTGCTGGCAACCGGGTTGCGCTTGGGGAGATTCCGGATAATGTCCCGACAGTAGAGGTGCCGCTGGAAGGTCAGCCTGAAATGGTCATGGCGTCCGTCTTGCGCCTGGCAGGTTTGGTAAAGAATGGAGCGGCCGCGCGGGACGTCCTTGGTCGTGGCGCAGTGTTTGTTGACGGTCAGAAGTTTGAGGGGGATCGTGTCTTTGTTAAGGGTGATGAGTGCGTCATCCAGGCAGGTAAAAAGAAGATTGCCCGGGTTTTGATTACTGCGTGA
- a CDS encoding biotin--[acetyl-CoA-carboxylase] ligase, with product MKSKALITLLSDGQVHSGESLAGQLGVSRTAVWKQIRRAMADGFKIETIRGRGYQLISRVDLLDYDAVLSQLDPTLRPDLALRVLDDVDSTNAEVLRQIAEGGKGLPVTIADCQTAGRGRRGRTWRSPRGENLYLSMGLTFHGGFAVLDGLSLALGVAVANALEQLGAADIGLKWPNDIFLPTGKLGGILVELQGELQEGVVQVVAGIGINVHMSEAEGVDQPWSSLGSAYPGIEWSRNQVAGAVISAVLDAARLFSDRGFRDFRGPWQKRDIFSGKLVQARGGEINGTGCGVDENGNYLLRTEQGVVPVRAGEISLRVAS from the coding sequence ATGAAATCCAAAGCACTCATCACCTTGCTCAGTGACGGACAGGTCCATTCCGGAGAATCTCTTGCGGGACAGCTTGGTGTCAGCCGGACTGCCGTCTGGAAGCAAATTCGCCGTGCGATGGCCGATGGTTTCAAGATAGAGACCATTCGCGGCCGGGGTTATCAGCTGATTTCCCGCGTCGACCTGCTGGACTACGATGCGGTTTTGAGTCAGCTCGATCCGACGCTCCGGCCTGACTTGGCCCTGAGGGTGCTCGATGACGTGGACTCCACCAATGCCGAGGTCCTTCGCCAGATTGCGGAGGGCGGTAAGGGGCTTCCGGTAACCATTGCAGACTGCCAGACGGCAGGCCGTGGCCGCAGAGGTCGAACCTGGCGCAGTCCCCGCGGCGAAAACCTGTACCTCAGTATGGGATTGACGTTTCATGGCGGATTTGCGGTTCTTGATGGTCTCAGTCTGGCTTTGGGGGTTGCTGTCGCAAACGCCCTCGAACAGCTGGGCGCCGCAGATATTGGTTTGAAATGGCCGAACGACATCTTTCTCCCCACAGGCAAACTGGGCGGTATTCTTGTTGAATTACAAGGCGAACTACAAGAGGGTGTGGTCCAGGTAGTCGCCGGCATCGGAATTAACGTTCATATGTCAGAAGCAGAGGGCGTGGATCAGCCGTGGAGCAGTCTTGGATCTGCATACCCTGGCATTGAATGGTCCCGAAACCAGGTTGCCGGGGCAGTGATTAGTGCAGTGCTTGATGCTGCACGACTCTTCTCCGATCGGGGCTTTCGCGATTTCCGTGGTCCCTGGCAGAAAAGGGACATCTTCAGCGGGAAGCTTGTCCAGGCAAGAGGTGGTGAAATTAACGGCACGGGTTGCGGCGTTGATGAAAACGGTAACTACCTGCTTCGTACCGAACAGGGGGTGGTTCCAGTGAGAGCTGGTGAGATCAGCCTGCGGGTTGCTTCATGA
- the erpA gene encoding iron-sulfur cluster insertion protein ErpA: MVAPLFFSDSAVAKVRELIEEEGNADLKLRVFVTGGGCSGFQYGFSFDEAQDEEDTVIERDGVSLLVDPMSYQYLVGATIDYQEGLQGSQFVVQNPNASSTCGCGSSFSI, from the coding sequence ATGGTCGCGCCGCTGTTTTTCAGCGACAGTGCCGTTGCCAAGGTGCGTGAGTTGATTGAGGAAGAAGGCAATGCCGATCTCAAGCTGCGTGTCTTTGTGACAGGGGGCGGCTGCTCCGGTTTTCAGTATGGTTTCTCATTTGATGAGGCCCAGGATGAAGAAGACACGGTGATTGAGCGGGATGGGGTAAGTCTGCTGGTGGATCCCATGAGCTATCAGTATCTGGTCGGAGCTACCATTGATTACCAGGAAGGTCTCCAGGGGTCTCAATTCGTGGTTCAGAACCCGAATGCCAGCTCAACCTGTGGATGCGGTAGTTCGTTCTCGATCTGA
- a CDS encoding DUF6776 family protein gives MSEERKPAEEYVVIRHRPGYRLRRSAILLVFTIVAAVAGYVTGLSQGGFRFSSVEASNEVLEEELETLRDNYTEARQKVINLERGRAIDEQALDQARTSIVALETRIASLKSDLTFYKNIMAPSETSKGLQVDSFTLGSDRQPRAYDFKFVLTQVGNNKSYIAGLVAVNVIGLRDEEREVIALRDLSEEIEDLGVKFRFRYFQDVEGTLVLPEDFEPLEIQVVAQAEGQKSSQAERTFDWDDLTEN, from the coding sequence GTGAGCGAAGAGCGCAAACCTGCGGAAGAGTATGTCGTCATCCGTCACCGGCCGGGTTACCGACTCCGGCGGAGCGCCATTCTGCTGGTGTTCACTATTGTTGCGGCGGTTGCCGGCTATGTCACCGGGCTTAGCCAGGGCGGGTTTCGTTTTTCCAGTGTTGAAGCTTCGAATGAGGTTCTGGAGGAAGAGCTGGAGACGCTCCGTGACAATTACACGGAAGCTCGCCAGAAGGTTATCAACCTGGAGCGGGGAAGAGCGATTGACGAGCAGGCGCTCGACCAGGCCCGTACTTCAATTGTTGCTCTGGAAACCCGGATTGCATCACTGAAGTCGGACCTGACTTTCTATAAAAATATCATGGCACCCTCGGAAACCAGCAAAGGCCTTCAAGTGGACAGTTTCACGCTGGGTAGCGATCGACAGCCCAGGGCGTACGACTTCAAGTTTGTGCTCACTCAGGTGGGCAATAACAAGAGCTATATTGCAGGCCTGGTGGCGGTGAATGTCATAGGCCTGCGTGACGAAGAGAGAGAAGTCATCGCTTTGCGTGACCTGTCTGAGGAAATTGAAGACCTCGGTGTAAAGTTCCGCTTCCGTTATTTTCAGGATGTGGAAGGTACACTGGTGCTGCCCGAAGACTTTGAGCCGCTGGAAATTCAGGTGGTGGCTCAGGCCGAGGGACAAAAATCCTCTCAGGCAGAACGAACATTTGACTGGGATGACTTAACGGAGAATTGA
- a CDS encoding anhydro-N-acetylmuramic acid kinase, with amino-acid sequence MEAWVGLMSGTSMDGIDAVLVSFRDSKIQVHTTKTLSYPDALRLRLLSVSQNQGTPDEVGELDTMTGSLFAEAASAVIKEAAIPVSSIRAIGSHGQTIRHQPSGSSPFSIQIGNPAIIAEKTGVTTVADFRRRDMAAGGQGAPLVPAFHKAFFGSTREDRCILNLGGIANITWIPGTSGQPVTGFDTGPANALMDAWCLDQTGMPFDSDGHWAQEGMVDQSLLDDMLSDAYFAKPAPKSTGKERFNLDWVKTQVQRHPDLRAEDVQRTLLQLTITSIVRQLPQTSAMNVYACGGGTRNPLLMSELEKALGSTQLLITSELGLDPQWVEPVAFAWLAQQTLGGSAGNLPEVTGARGPRILGAIYPA; translated from the coding sequence ATGGAAGCCTGGGTCGGCCTGATGTCCGGTACCAGCATGGATGGCATCGATGCCGTGCTGGTTTCCTTTCGCGACAGCAAGATCCAGGTTCACACTACCAAAACCCTGAGCTATCCTGATGCCTTGCGGTTGCGTCTCCTGTCAGTAAGCCAGAATCAGGGGACACCAGACGAAGTAGGCGAACTGGACACTATGACGGGTTCCCTCTTTGCCGAGGCCGCCAGCGCCGTCATTAAAGAGGCGGCCATTCCCGTCTCTTCCATCCGCGCCATTGGTAGCCACGGCCAGACTATTCGACACCAACCCTCAGGTTCTTCTCCTTTTTCGATCCAGATAGGCAACCCGGCCATCATCGCCGAGAAGACTGGCGTGACAACGGTCGCAGACTTCCGGCGACGGGATATGGCCGCAGGTGGACAGGGTGCACCACTGGTACCGGCATTCCATAAAGCGTTCTTTGGCTCAACCAGAGAAGACCGGTGCATCCTGAACCTGGGCGGCATTGCCAACATCACCTGGATCCCCGGAACCTCCGGTCAGCCGGTAACGGGCTTTGATACCGGGCCCGCCAATGCCTTGATGGATGCCTGGTGCCTCGACCAGACCGGCATGCCTTTTGACAGCGATGGTCATTGGGCACAAGAGGGCATGGTCGACCAATCCCTGTTGGACGATATGCTCTCAGATGCCTATTTTGCGAAACCCGCTCCGAAGAGCACCGGCAAGGAAAGGTTCAATCTCGATTGGGTGAAAACCCAGGTCCAGCGTCATCCGGATCTTCGGGCAGAAGACGTCCAACGGACGCTCTTGCAGCTAACCATCACAAGCATCGTTCGCCAGTTACCTCAGACTTCGGCAATGAACGTATATGCATGCGGGGGAGGTACCAGAAATCCTCTTCTGATGAGCGAACTGGAAAAAGCACTGGGCTCCACTCAACTCCTGATCACTTCAGAACTCGGCCTGGATCCCCAGTGGGTCGAGCCCGTGGCTTTTGCATGGCTGGCCCAGCAGACCCTTGGCGGGAGTGCCGGCAACCTTCCAGAGGTAACCGGCGCACGCGGCCCTCGCATACTCGGGGCCATTTACCCGGCCTGA